A window of the Bdellovibrio sp. ZAP7 genome harbors these coding sequences:
- the tolQ gene encoding protein TolQ, whose protein sequence is MFPLLVQAAEAAPSVSVNTNSWDAIAQASPVVQLTLVILIVMSIFCWAIGYTKYQAFKNMRTADDLFLNKFWKVNSLDSLYEDIDQYKESSVARVFKAAYLEMKKISESPLLARTENDKPILSGIDNLERIINKATENEIAKIESRLTVLATTGSTGPFIGLFGTVWGIMQSFHKIGQTGSASLAVVAPGISEALISTAIGLAAAIPAVVLYNNFISRIRKQEITLNNFGADFLNIVKRNFFQGN, encoded by the coding sequence ATGTTTCCACTTTTAGTCCAGGCAGCCGAAGCCGCACCTTCTGTTTCCGTTAATACAAACTCTTGGGATGCAATCGCACAAGCAAGTCCAGTCGTTCAGCTGACTTTGGTTATCCTAATCGTTATGTCGATCTTTTGTTGGGCGATTGGTTATACTAAATACCAAGCCTTCAAAAATATGCGCACGGCAGATGATTTGTTCCTTAATAAATTCTGGAAAGTAAATTCCTTGGATTCTTTGTATGAAGATATCGATCAATACAAAGAATCATCCGTAGCTCGCGTATTTAAAGCGGCTTACTTGGAGATGAAAAAGATTTCCGAATCTCCCCTTTTGGCACGCACTGAAAATGACAAGCCTATTTTGTCGGGCATCGACAACTTGGAACGTATCATTAATAAAGCCACTGAAAACGAGATTGCAAAAATTGAATCTCGCCTGACAGTTCTGGCAACTACCGGCAGTACAGGTCCTTTTATCGGTTTATTTGGTACGGTTTGGGGGATCATGCAATCCTTCCATAAAATCGGTCAGACAGGTTCTGCAAGCTTGGCAGTCGTGGCTCCTGGTATCTCGGAAGCCTTGATCTCCACAGCAATTGGTCTGGCAGCAGCTATTCCAGCCGTGGTTTTGTATAACAACTTTATTTCCCGCATTCGCAAACAAGAAATTACTTTGAATAACTTCGGTGCAGACTTTCTGAACATCGTTAAACGTAACTTCTTTCAAGGAAACTAA
- a CDS encoding biopolymer transporter ExbD, translated as MGMGSGGGGKKSRATLSEINVTPLVDVMLVLLIMFMVTTPLMQQGIDVDLPKTSASGVEMNEEPFVLVIGHDQKMTIAKTRIQMADLKTKLKAIFENKKNKQIFIQADRKVDYGFVAEAMAEIRAAGIFNIGLVTVPKDK; from the coding sequence ATGGGAATGGGCAGTGGTGGCGGCGGCAAAAAAAGTCGCGCGACATTAAGTGAAATCAACGTGACGCCTTTAGTGGACGTCATGCTGGTTCTTCTGATCATGTTCATGGTGACGACTCCCCTGATGCAACAAGGGATCGACGTCGACCTGCCAAAAACTTCGGCTTCTGGCGTAGAGATGAATGAAGAACCTTTTGTCCTGGTAATTGGTCACGATCAAAAAATGACCATCGCGAAGACACGTATTCAAATGGCCGATCTTAAAACAAAGTTAAAAGCCATTTTTGAAAATAAAAAGAACAAACAAATATTCATCCAAGCAGATCGCAAAGTAGATTACGGCTTCGTCGCGGAAGCTATGGCGGAAATTCGCGCTGCAGGGATCTTTAACATCGGCTTAGTGACAGTACCAAAAGACAAGTGA
- a CDS encoding Rrf2 family transcriptional regulator: MNKINRKLEYALMALKYMSQKIPGELTSAKEVSDAFHTPFDATARVMQQMAQKGGFLRAEYGASGGYQITKDLAKVSIHDLVEVIEGPTALVKCLHKEVPCEIQGTCNIVSPVTTLNNKLTDFYKSVSLKDLLVERTAMPKKSSEAVIHG; this comes from the coding sequence ATGAACAAGATCAACCGGAAATTAGAATACGCATTGATGGCTCTTAAATATATGAGCCAAAAAATCCCCGGAGAGCTGACTTCTGCCAAAGAAGTTTCAGATGCTTTCCATACTCCTTTTGATGCGACTGCTCGTGTGATGCAACAGATGGCACAAAAAGGCGGCTTTCTGCGCGCTGAGTACGGTGCGAGCGGTGGATATCAGATCACTAAAGATTTGGCGAAAGTTTCCATCCATGACCTGGTTGAGGTGATTGAAGGTCCAACGGCATTGGTAAAATGCCTGCACAAGGAAGTTCCCTGTGAAATTCAAGGGACTTGCAACATCGTTTCTCCGGTTACGACTTTAAATAATAAGCTCACTGACTTTTATAAATCCGTCAGTTTGAAAGATCTCTTGGTTGAAAGAACGGCAATGCCTAAAAAATCTTCTGAGGCGGTGATTCATGGATAA